A genomic region of Equus caballus isolate H_3958 breed thoroughbred chromosome 1, TB-T2T, whole genome shotgun sequence contains the following coding sequences:
- the IFIT5 gene encoding interferon-induced protein with tetratricopeptide repeats 5, with translation MSEIPEDALKAILLELECHFTWNLLKEDIDLCEVEDTIGQQLEFLTTKSRLTLYNLLAYVKHLKGQNKDALECLEQAEEIIQREHSEKEEVRSLVTWGNYAWVYYHMDQLKEAQTYIDKVGNVCKKLSSPSHYKLECPEIDCEKGWALLKFGGKYHQKAKMAFEKALEAEPDNPEFNIGYAITVYRLDDSDREGSIKSFSLGPLRKAVTLNPDNTYIKVFLALKLQDVHAEAEGEKYIEEILDQISSQPYVLRYAAKFYRRKNSWDRALELLRKALEVTPTSSFLHHQMGLCYRAQMIQIKKATRNRPKGKDKLKVDELITSAIFHFKAAVERDSMFAFAYTDLANMYAEGGQYNNAEEVFQKALRLENITDDHKHQIHYHYGRFQEFHRKSENTAIHHYLEALKVKDRSSLRTKLTSALKKLATKRLGHNASDVQSLSALGFVYKLEGEKRQAAEYYERAQKIDPENEEFLTALCELRLSI, from the exons ATGAG TGAAATTCCTGAGGATGCCTTGAAGGCCATTCTGTTGGAGTTGGAATGTCACTTTACGTGGAATTTACTTAAAGAAGACATTGATCTCTGTGAGGTGGAAGACACAATTGGGCAACAGCTTGAATTTCTTACCACAAAATCCAGACTTACTCTTTATAACCTATTGGCGTATGTGAAACACCTGAAAGGCCAAAATAAAGATGCCCTAGAGTGCTTGgaacaagcagaagaaataatcCAGCGTGAAcactcagaaaaagaagaagtacGAAGTCTGGTCACTTGGGGAAACTATGCCTGGGTGTATTATCACATGGACCAGCTTAAAGAAGCTCAAACGTATATAGACAAGGTAGGGAATGTCTGCAAGAAATTGTCCAGTCCTTCCCACTACAAGTTGGAGTGTCCTGAGATTGACTGTGAGAAAGGGTGGGCACTCTTGAAATTTGGAGGAAAGTATCACCAGAAGGCTAAAATGGCTTTTGAGAAGGCTCTGGAAGCGGAACCTGACAATCCAGAATTTAACATCGGCTATGCCATCACAGTGTATCGGCTGGATGATTCTGACAGAGAAGGGTCTATAAAGAGCTTTTCTCTGGGGCCTCTGAGGAAGGCTGTTACCCTGAACCCAGATAACACCTACATTAAGGTTTTTCTGGCACTGAAGCTTCAAGATGTTCATGCAGAAGCTGAAGGGGAAAAGTATATTGAAGAAATCCTGGACCAAATATCATCCCAACCATATGTCCTTCGTTATGCAGCCAAATTCTACAGGAGGAAAaattcctgggacagagctcttgAACTTTTGAGAAAGGCCTTGGAGGTGACACCAACCTCTTCTTTCCTGCATCACCAAATGGGACTTTGCTATAGGGCACAAATGATCCAGATCAAGAAGGCCACTCGCAACAGACCTAAAGGAAAGGATAAACTGAAAGTTGATGAGCTGATTACATCTGCCATATTTCATTTCAAAGCAGCTGTGGAGCGAGACTCTATGTTTGCATTTGCCTACACAGACCTGGCCAACATGTATGCTGAGGGAGGCCAGTATAACAATGCTGAAGAGGTTTTCCAGAAAGCCCTTCGTCTGGAGAACATAACTGATGATCACAAACATCAGATCCACTACCACTATGGCCGCTTTCAGGAATTTCACCGTAAATCAGAAAATACTGCCATCCACCATTATTTAGAAGCCTTAAAGGTCAAAGACAGGTCATCCCTGCGCACCAAACTGACAAGTGCTCTGAAGAAATTGGCTACCAAGAGACTTGGTCACAATGCTTCAGATGTGCAGAGTTTAAGTGCCCTAGGGTTTGTTTACAAgctggagggagaaaagaggcaaGCTGCTGAGTACTATGAGAGGGCCCAAAAGATAGATCCAGAAAATGAAGAATTCCTTACTGCTCTCTGTGAGCTTCGACTTTCCATTTAA
- the LOC100059068 gene encoding interferon-induced protein with tetratricopeptide repeats 1-like isoform X2 encodes MSKNADGDQIKDRLEQLRCHFTWDLLIEDTAMPDLENRIFDEIEFLDTKYNVGIHNLLAYVKHLKGQNEEALKSLREAEDLIQEEHGDQSGMRSLVTWGNYAWLYYHMGRLAEAQTYLDKVENTCKKFANPSSYRIDCPQMDCEEGWALLKCGGKNYKRAKACFEKALEVDPENPEFSTGYAITAYRLDGFPGATQMSEAFCLNTLKQAVKLNSEDGYIKVLLALKLQDVGQEAEGEKYIEEALTNTSSQTYVLRYAAKFYRKKGSLDKALQLFKKALKATPSSAFVHHQIGLCYRGQVIQMKKAANWQPRGQDRKNVERIARLAISHLEFALEEKPTLDIAYVDLAEMYIEAGDHRKAEDTYQKVLTMKVLEEEKLQRVHFSYGRFQEFQNKSEDHAIIHYLKAAEIENASFLRDKSIRSLEKLALKKLQRNSFDTETMRILQFIHKLKAEMNKALEGPEAHC; translated from the coding sequence TAAGAATGCGGATGGAGATCAGATCAAGGACAGGCTGGAGCAGCTGAGATGTCACTTTACATGGGATTTGCTAATTGAAGACACTGCAATGCCTGATTTGGAAAACAGGATCTTCGATGAGATTGAGTTCCTAGACACCAAATACAACGTGGGAATACACAACCTACTGGCCTATGTGAAACACCTGAAAGGCCAGAATGAGGAAGCCCTGAAGAGCTTGAGAGAAGCTGAAGACTTAATCCAGGAAGAACATGGTGACCAATCAGGCATGAGAAGTCTGGTTACCTGGGGCAACTACGCCTGGCTGTATTACCACATGGGCAGACTGGCAGAAGCTCAGACTTACCTGGACAAGGTGGAGAACACTTGCAAGAAGTTTGCAAATCCCTCCAGCTATAGAATCGACTGTCCTCAGATGGACTGTGAGGAAGGATGGGCCTTGCTGAAATGTGGAGGAAAGAATTATAAACGGGCCAAGGCCTGCTTTGAAAAGGCTCTGGAAGTGGACCCAGAAAACCCTGAATTCAGCACTGGGTATGCAATCACCGCCTATCGCCTGGACGGCTTTCCTGGAGCAACACAGATGAGTGAGGCATTCTGTCTGAACACACTAAAACAGGCCGTCAAGCTAAATTCAGAAGATGGATATATTAAGGTTCTCCTTGCCCTGAAGCTTCAGGATGTAGGACAAGAAGCTGAAGGAGAAAAGTACATTGAAGAAGCGCTGACCAACACGTCCTCGCAGACCTATGTCCTTCGATATGCGGCCaagttttacagaaaaaaaggcTCTCTGGATAAAGCTCTTCAGCTCTTTAAAAAGGCCTTGAAAGCAACACCCTCCTCTGCCTTCGTGCATCACCAGATAGGGCTTTGCTACAGAGGACAAGTGATTCAAATGAAGAAAGCTGCAAACTGGCAGCCTAGAGGACAGGATAGAAAAAATGTTGAGAGAATTGCAAGATTAGCCATATCTCATTTGGAATTTGCTCTGGAAGAAAAACCCACACTTGATATTGCTTATGTAGACCTGGCAGAAATGTATATAGAAGCAGGTGACCACAGAAAAGCTGAAGACACTTATCAAAAAGTGTTAACCATGAAAGTACTCGAAGAAGAAAAGCTGCAAAGGGTACATTTCTCCTATGGCCGATTTCaggaatttcaaaataaatctgaAGACCATGCAATTATCCATTATTTAAAAGCAGCAGAAATAGAAAACGCATCTTTTCTAAGAGATAAAAGTATCAGGTCTTTGGAGAAATTGGCTTTAAAGaaacttcagagaaattcatTTGACACAGAAACCATGAGAATCCTTCAGTTCATTCACAAATTGAAAGCAGAAATGAATAAAGCCCTGGAGGGCCCTGAGGCTCACTGCTGA